TGAGTGACCAGTGTCATGTGTTGAGTTGATGCTCTGTCCTACAGACAGTCATTCCCTGAACAGCGTGGTGTCAGAGGCGTTCATCCGCTTCTTCCTGGAGACGGTGGGCCACTTCCCGCTCTTCATGACACATGCGGCCGGCGGTGAGCGCCTCTTCCAACGAGACGCCTTCCGCAAGGCAGTGGCCTCACGCAGTGTCCGGCGCTTCCTTGGCGTCTTTATGGAGTCGCAGATGTTCCATGGCTTCATCCAGGACCAGGAGCTCCGCACCAGCCGTGCCAAAGGTTAGACACCTGTCACCGACGACCTTTGACCTTAGTCAATACTCCAAGCTAACCTGAAGCCAATTTGACTGCCATCCGTCTGTGACTGTCTTCATGTCAACTGTAAAGGACCATGGTTGAGTTGACTGGACTCTTAAGCCTGACTCTTTTGGCTACTTGTCAGCTTCTGGAATTTCATTTCATGGTGTGGGTATCCGCTGGTCTTGTTGATCCATtgtttacatatctgaattGTGCACCTGAACCCTATGGTGGTTCTGCTGATTCTAACCAGCTTGTGTTAAGTCTCCCAAGCCAAAACCAGAATATTGATTACTTACTTGACTTACTTGAAAATGTCATTGTGAACTTAATTATTCAACACATTTCTTTTGTTTTACCCTGTATCTGAATTAAGCAATATGtaaataattaataaataatttatCATCTATCATCATTTCTATACCCATGTTAACATTCTATGCCCATGTTACTACTAACTTAGTgttgcatacacaaacatgtaatCACTATTTTATCAACTGTTGATCAAAATGGTCCTAAAAAGTTGTCTTGAGATTATGGCATGTGACTGCCTCCTGGTGGAGACTTaacaatgtttttaaaaatgttaaagccTTCGTAGAAAGATTCTCAGCTTGTAGCCTGTGTACTTGAAATGACATATTGCTTCATATTCAAGGTTTAATATTTTAAATGGTTAATCTGCACTCTGCGCTTTCCCTGCAGGTCTGTTTGAGGTGCGTGTGGAACAGTACCTTGATGAACTCCCTGAGACAGAGCAAGGAGGAGTCAACAGGTTCTTCAGAGGATTGGGTGAGTTACTAAACCACTCCAGGAAACTACACAAGGGTACATAAAGTGAGCTCTGAAAGTGTCTTTCTTGAAGGCTGTCTTAATGTTTCCAAATTTTGAAATGCCTCTCGATCAGCAGTAAAAGGAGAATCCTTTGCACCTCTTAAAttctatctatccatccttGAATTAGTTTTATATGCAAACCAACCATCATAGAGAACCTACACATGAGCCTCAAGTTATATATTACTTCAAGTTATAACAATCATTTGTTATGTGCACtgaacttttcttttttttaatccacAGGAAGTAAAATTAAGTTCCTGCAGAAAAAGAACTGACATCAAAAGAAGCACATTGTTCAACTACATCCTCATTTGGATTACTTTTGTAAATGTTATCATTTACACATGATGCTTGTACAGTGTCTATACTGGTTTGGAAactgtaaatgtttttttttatcttgaataAGTCTTATAGCAATAAATACTACAAAAAGTTTAAGATTACAACATGACCTGTAAGCAAGGGTTCAAAGTCTTGTTCTCACATCTTTTAAATGGGGAGAAAGATCAAAAGCATTATATCAGAAGGTACCAATTGTTTGCTCCCTTTAATTACGTTGGAATATATAGAGACTGAACTGAGGGTTTGTTTAATGGAATCAGAGGCATCTAATGTCTTGATATCTCAATATTACAACACACTCCAAGAAAGAATTGAACTCATTTTTCAGAGGCAGTGAAAGCTATTTGTTGGCCACAAGATTTTTAcaataaaatgttttgcaaGCATATTTGGATTGTTGCTGTTGTACATAAAAGGCAAACATCATGAAGTGTTTGTGCCTAATCAATAAAAGGAATGCAAACAAATAACATTGCAGGGCCGTTCCTTTCAGGAATAGGTGAAAACTTTGAGCAATCATAGTAGAAGAAACAAAAGAATACCAACATGGTGTGCCTGCATTTTGCCAAACTCTAGAAAAGCATAGTAGCCTACTCGCAGCATCCTGAATTAATTTCCTGTGAAGCAATCAATTTAATCACATCTGAATGCACTCCTACACTGCCATTCTCCCCAGGAAAGTGACGGGCACAATGTCAACAATGTGGAAACACAGATTATATCATTGAAGCCTGATGTTGTCAGGGGGCCTTGTTGCAATTCATACTatgttcccactctaagtcaaatgtaaaattccatgacttcccTAACAATACATAATGACATAAATGGTACAATATACtgaccaaagatttcagagtCGTCGCGTACCGTTCAAGAATCTtcgacttttttttttagagtggGAGATGAACAAATGGACATTGAATAAACAAGTTTGGGCTAACCACAACTGGTCAAGCAAGCAGTGAAGCTAATATCCAGATATAAACTAATTCTgcatggaaatatatttgtgttAATATATTTTGGTAAGTAAAGTTTAAACCAGGGGTTCctaaacttttccacgacaagggcCCCCAAATACCattaggttctggccaaggacccccttgatgtgttattaaacccatcgacaatactacggcaaatgtaaaaatacattaagctaatcctaataattattttagccacaagcacttcgcgatggagcacccagtgtgtaaaaattgtatttggggctttctgctatatgagagctatcactctactattattcccagtcctTATCATGGGAAATTTAATGTTAAGATATGcctcacattattataatggcattgtataacaaccctcatagtaatttACATTTTaagtttttcaaatgtatttgttgcttttatttttccttccaacttgctgaggcccccctggcaccccccactttgaaaaccactggtttaaactgctacaacaaaattctcTGGCATTACAGGACTTTGCTCAAAAAATGATCTCCTGATTTtctgtctggaatagacttgaTCAAAATTCCATGACCTGCGGGAAACCTGTATGGTATAGGTAGTTTGTGTCTGGCCAACGTTGATCCTTCaaaatgtataagtatatatactcttttgatcccgtgagggaaatttggtctctgcatttatcccaatccatgaattagtgaaacacactcagcacacagtgaggtgaagcacacactaattctggcacagtgagctgcctgctacaacagcggcgctcggggagcagtgaggggttaggtgccttgctcaagggcacttcagccgcttcctactggtcgggattcaaaccgccaaccctccggttacaagtccgaagcgctaaccagtaggccatggctgccccaaaaaAGAAATGATCTACAATGTTACACTGAACTAGGAGCGCTCATATCGGCAATAGCCATGCAGAATACATTGACTGACACTTCAACTTTATTCTAAGTAACCATCTCTATGAAACTCTCatttaatgttatttttttctttagtgTTGTATGGAAGCAGTCTTAaagggccattacattattcaaCTGTGCATAACCCTAGTTTATAAgagtaaccacacacacaaacaagtcatTTCTTTTTTCCGACATTTTTTATTCCTGAAAAACAAAAAGGCAGTGAGTGCTTATGCAGTCAGGACACAAGCGCCCCCTACTTCTTTGATCTTCTCCTCAGCCCTGCGGCTGAAGAACTTCGCCTTGACGATGACTGGCTGCTTGGGGAGCTTGCCTTTACCCAGCACCTTGAAGTagccctgcagagagagagagggagagaactaCCATTAGCATCCAATGCAACCCTGATTAACTACAAGCAAACACCACAAATCATACTTAAAATGTTATATGTACGCTACAATACAACCAGCATTGTGGCAATCTTCCAGTGTGAAAAGAATTACATTACATGCACATTGAGTAGTAGTGTCACTAGTATACAGCAACCAGGGAGTTTGCTGGTCAACCTCCAAAGTAATGACGAGGCATTTCACCATTTTCTCCTACCTCCTCACCCATTTTCTCAAGGCCTGATTATACATGGAGATGGACAAATCGAATGTTCAGTAATTCTGTAATGAATATTCAAGCTCAGTGGGTCACAAGATGCTACACAAACAGCACAAGGTGCCTTTCTTTATATTATAGACCTCATCTCTGGCGCTCATGGGAAAATCGCACAAAATGGTAATTTATCCATATCCATTGCCAGAGGTAGCCTAACTGTTGTAACATTGCATTGTGTGGTCAGTTTGCTTTTAAACAGACATCAACTAAAAACCTaaccagacacacaaacacgtagtGAGTAGACTGAAGTCAAACTCTCAATGAACTTCAGGTGATGCTAGGCATCTACACGACAATGTAGGTCCACAACCACAGTGAATGAGTTGACCgacctttttttattttttattatcgCTTTAGCCAAGAACACCCAAGGATCACTCACTGAGTAGCAATTTATgggaaaaataaatgaaaaatcaCCACTGGAAAAAGCTCTGAAGAACACACATAATGAAGCCAataaggaaaaaaaataaatattaatgtaGAAGTCACTCGCCAAAAGCAACGGCCCTGAAGTACAGCACATGAGATATTGGGATTTACTTAGTAACAATGCTACGGTTTGTGAAAAACACTGGCTCATACATTGCCTTTACTGTCCTTTAACAAGGCTGAGACTGGACTGCACTGGAATGGGTCTGATATCCATCGCTGGCATGATTAACTGCTACTGCCTGCTAAGCTGCACTTCCAGCACCTGGTTGGGGACACCTTGGCTCTGGGACACAGGTGGTGCCTTGTCGAAGTCCGCCAAGCTACTGGGCTATGCTGGCTACTTTTGCCACCGTACGGAGTCGGGCTAGCTTTTCCAGAGTCTGTTTGCCCAGAGAAATCACTCAGGACATCTGACCGACAGGCGCATCCAGAGCCCTGAAGACGGCCTAGCATTGCCCTATGGCGTTGCCTGGGTGGGGTCTGTTCAAGAGCACTCGAGACTGCCAGCAAATCCACCAGGTTACTCTGTAGCCATGCAGTCATCATTGCCCATGGACTTTCCTATTATTTGTTCAtttgtctgttgtctgtctTTAGTCAAGGGTACGCTGGCGAGTACACCACTCTTTCGGCAtcttatatttgtttgtttgtttgtgtcttgtgtgtgaagCACTTTTGTTGTGCATAGAAAAAGCACTACTCATGTTTGTCTGTAAAGAACTTTGTGCTCaatgcttgaaaagtgctatataaataaaaaaaattctctCTTTCTGATAATACATCTAGATGTTGCAACACAATGCGCTGAATATTTTAAGGTACTGGAGCTAACTCAACTTGACAAATCACATACTTGTAAGTCTGTCTGAAATAAGCAGCAACATATGTTAAGGCCCAAACTTCAATCAATAACATCCATCATCCTTACCTCCCATGCAAAACACCACAAAATCAACCAGAGATTGTGGGACATTCTATCCAATgtattaataacaataatgaaacaaaaacaaaaaaaatactccCAGGTGCAATTCCAGGAAAGGACTTCAACACAGTAGATGATTGACAACCGACAAAAGGGTTTGACCTCATAACAAAAATCAACAGACCAGTAGGTATGTAGTAGCCTAACATAGCTGACATTCAGATACTTACAGCTTGGACCACATCAATGATGGGAGCAGGGCCATCAGGCTTCTTGCTGTAGTTGACACGGGTCTGTTCGCTCACCAGCGTCCACAGCTTGTCCAGGTTGACCGTTGGGCAGTGTGTGGTGTTCCTCTTAACGTGGTAATGCCTCATGCCCACCTTACCGAAGTACCCAGGATGGCTGGGAATTGAAAAGAAAGTCTGACCACATACTTCTGGCTCATAACAGACATCTAAATTCTACCACCAAAATCACAGCTTTGGTTTATAGTATCAGGGTTATCCTCTGATGTTTACGTTAACAATCTGAAGCAATGTACTTATATTCGAACCGGTTACTCACTATTTGTCGAAGTTGATTCTGTGATGATGCATGCCACCAGCATTACCACGACCTCCAGGATGCTTTCTGTGTTTACCTGACATCAGGAAAAAAACGGTGGTTAGCTACTTGGGGTTTTGTCTTATCATAGGTAAAATGAACTTATCACAATCTGGCCACCTAGTGCCTATCGTTAGCCGACGGTACTCACCAATACGGCCGTGTCCATGGCTGACGTGCCCACGGAGCTTCCTGGTCTTGGTCTTCTTGGTAGGCTAAAACGATATCACCCATATTAACAATGTTAACTTACAAGAACACATTAGCATCACTACATGCATGAGATGTGCACCTCTGAGCACCTCACACATGATCAAGTAGGTTAACGTTAGCGGCATTAGCTAATGACTTCTAGGCTAAGAATGCGATAGCTAGTGTACAGATAGTCCCCAACTGTACagtacaataataataataataataacaacaaaatcCAAAGAGGCCATGCTAAATCCACACTGCAACTTGTGTTTATCCACCCACAGACCACAAAATAAGTACAGCAGTTATCGAGCAGGGACGGTCCAGACAAATGCTGACATTCAGGCTGGGCTCAAAATACAATTTGTCATGGGAATTGTAATGAAATACTAGCATGTAAAAGAAGCACTAAAGACATTTTGTCCAACCGATTATATCAAGTAAACTGATGGACTAAAATAATACTGGATGACGATAGATTTTCTAAAAAACCGCCGGTGGAAGTTTTCTTCATGATACTCACCATCTTGGAGGAAatcggagagagggagagcagacgCAATTCTCGCGTTAATGTTCGAGACTGTCTGTCTATCTTCAGCCAAATGCAACAGCGCCACGCTTTGGTTGGATGAATTTATGTCTGACGGCTGAAACtgaaaccagagaatgtctatttatttattttttttatttttttattatacaCAAATTACCATACAAATTATAACAAATAGGGGTACAAGAATTCAGCACAAAGAGGACATAATATCAGAGCATATACATATAGTTCTGTCAGCTTTTCGGCTGTTGAGTCCAACAATAGTGTCCATGTAGAATTTGACTTCATTTTGAAGGCTGCAAAACAAGGTTTCCCTCCTGGTGAAACGGAACACTGTCACGTAAAAAAGCGTACataataacttaattttgtaagaCAAATTATACTCCAGATTGTTTGTGTACTTCATAATCTCGCGAACAACACTGGTGgagtcttttttttaaatttttttttattggtaatTCAAGTACAATAAGCATGGGTCAAAACAATCCATAAGGAATCCATCTATGTACAGGATCAGGTGTAATTAAAAGGAGGAagcaagagaaaaaaataaaataataaacaaaaaaaaaaacacaacagagaaaaaaaaatatataactaGGGCTTAGTCATTAAATCATATTCTGTAACACTGTTCAAAAGTTGGTGGAGTCCTAGTTTGTTTGTAAATCGTCTTTCCCATTCCAGGCCTATAGATGGCAGTGAATGTACTGAATATATTACTTTGATTTAACGAAGAAATTACGAGGAAGTAAGTTTGTATGGTTCCCATGCCTGTAGAGCTTGTTCTACCACGTTGGTGTTGTGGTGATGGCTACTGCACAGGTAATACCATACTTAATCACAATTATGCAATCCGTCAGTtaaacgtgtgtttgtgtagccaATAACTTTGTCAAATCGCCTTTGAAGAAAACCAGGAATGTGATGAAAGACTGAATGTAAGTTTAGTCGGGCAAGCTAGCTAGCCAGATGCCCAACATGCATTCTACAATAGCtaacttttttttaataacaACCCAACATAACGGGAAATTAATAAAGTCAACACAAGTCAGTATTTTACTCTCAGCAAGTAACTTTAGTTGAGCTTAAGTCATTATCGATAAACATTGTTTGATGGTTTTAATTGCTGTAGTGAGCTCAATGGTTTATGGTTTTATGCGCTGTAGTGAACTCATAGATTGTAGTTGTGGGGGATGGATGAGTATGTTGCAGATGTGTAGAAGTCCGCCGGCTTCATAAAGTAAAAGGCCTGCCACATCTTTGTTGTGAAATCCGGTAGAACTAATACATGGCAGGATTTTTTACTTTCTGAATCCGGACTTTTACATCTCCTGGTATGTTGGTGATCGCAGTAGTGGTACATGTACAGTAACGTCTGTAATCTGTTCAGACGTGTTTTAAACTGATTTTGTTGTCTTACTACAGGATGTTGATGAGGAAGTGCATAAGGTGAAAAGTGAAGATGAGGAGGATAATGACCCAGACTCTGATGATGaggggagtgagaaagaggatgCTGAGGAGAAAGAACCTAAGGAGCCAAAAGTCCGTGACACACCAgaggatattcattttgatGCCATCGTAAACACTCTAGCATTTCATCCTAAAGAGGATATCATTGCAGCTGGCGATATTGATGGCGACATATATTTGTAAGTACATGTTACCCATAGCATCTTACTCTAAACTGAATCGTCTTATTCAATCTTAtgctatatgtatgtgtgttacaATACAAATGTTTACAACACATTAatattgtgtttgtttacatttagCACTTGGGATaatcttgttttgttttatgtttataGATATTCCTACTCATGCACTGAAGGAGAGACAAAAGAACTGTGGTCATCAGGTCATCACCTGAAGTCCTGCAGGAAGGTGGCATTCTCCGAAGATGGCCGTAGTAAGAAGTCTTTTATTGTCTCTTATTGTTAACACAGTTTCATACTAACTTACTGGGGGGGTCTGTATTCAATATGGTAGTttacatgtgttgtgtgttctgaTGTGTAGCTTGTCATCAGGATATTGGCAGTTTTGGGAAATCTATCTACAAAGTCTATTTACGATGCTGATTTGTCTGAAATTGTTAACCCTCCCCACCCCCGCTCTTAGGCTTGTTCAGTGTTGCTAAAGACAAATCGGTGCACATCATGGATGTGGAAGCAGGCAAGCTGATCAAACGTATTACCAAAGCTCACAGGTATTAAAACACACTTGGACACTTCCTGCACACTTGGAAACACACTTACACGTAGATTTAAAATGTGTAATTTGCAGCTTATTAAGTACAGCTAAATGTTTGGCTTATAAGTACAGCTAAATGTTTGGCTTGAACATTGAAGAGATGACTTTCTCTCAAGAATGGTCCAACCTTTAACCTCACCTTTAAAGTCATATCAAAGTAAAGTGGTGATCTTGAATGTAGAAGACTGTTGTCAGAATTTCAAATGCCAGTGCAGTAGTAAATGTGTGTTGAGCACCTGTAGCACTGCAGCCATCTTTCCTTACCCCGTGCCTCTATGCCAGTGTTCCCATCAATGCCCTGTTGTTGGTGGACGAAAACGTGCTGGCCACGGGCGATGACGGGGGCACCCTGAAGGTCTGGGACATGAGAAAGGGCACGGCCATCATGGACTTGAAGCACCATGAGGACTTCATCAGTGAGATTGCCATAGACAGCGCCAAGAAAATCCTGCTTACCTCAAGGTAGAAATTTCATTTTGCATTTTTGCTCTGAATTGATATATCTGGTATTATTAAAGTGTAATTACATTAATTGACTCCAAAATATGTTATACTCATATCTTTACTAGGTCTAGTATACAGCTGGATTAATACTATCTGAAATGTGCTGTTCCGTGCCTTTTGATATGAGCCTGATTATTCAGACAGATATCTAAGTAAGCCTCTGATTTTAGGTCAGGTTCAAGTTATTGTACCATTTAGAGATAAACAAAAATAACACTTATACATTGGTTTTGACTCTTTGGAGGTATGTGTTATAGGTCATATAATAGGCAATTTACCAaacttgtttgtttttctgttgacACAGTGGGGATGGTACCATGGGTGTCTTCAACATAAAGCGTCGGCGGTTTGATCTGGTATCTGAGTACCAGAGTGGAGATCTGACCTCGGTGTCCATTGTGAAAGTAAGTACCAGAATCTGCCACTAGAGGACAACATATGCCACACTTATTCCCAAAGCTGTCGGTTATGTTTCGGAGGTTATGTTTTTGTTGTCgtcatttgtctgtctgtttgcttatttgtttgtttgcccaTCAGCAGGATTATGCAACAAATTACTCAGGGCAATTCAGTGGACATTAACTTTGGCCAAGGAAGAGGCCGTTTTGGTTCTGAATCCAAGAACCAGATCCAGAATTGTTTCCATTTCTTTGACCTCGTGTGAGACCGCATTGTTTAACATCTGCTGGCATTGGTGCCATATGCTGGCCCTGGTGGAAACCTCTGCTCTCCAACTGCTCTGTTAGTCATTTAAGTGCCAAATTAATTCCTTgttctagatagatagagatagatagatactttattggtccccaaggggaaattcaaggtcccagtagcttatgacaccacacacaacaacataaacaGGATGATAAAAACAGATTTAGTCAACAGATTTAGTCATCTACATGactaaaatgaacagtaaaagaCACTAAAGATACTAAAACAAGGATCCACATGAAtggactgtactgtactgtataagcATGAATGATCCAcatgaatgtaatgtaatgtacagtaccctccagaattatttgGGGTTACCAAGTCCCCCccaaaatcttcaaaagtgacctcattGCTAATAGCTTATTAGGGGGCATGCTAGGTAAcagcctgtccagtcatttaattaccaatgtaaacggcAGGAGTTACTTAATGGTAcggtgactttgtctggaagtgtggtctattgtcagatgaaatgaaaattgcgctCTTTGGCTAGAAACATGTTAGGTGTGTTTGGCATATATAGAAGAATGACTAGACTGAAAAGAATCCCAtacctaatgagaattatggtggagaggctgtgctattgtggggctgtttttattcccaaaggccttggtAATCTAgttaaggtgcatggtatccTGATcaacaagaaaaacctgaacattttcaaaggaaatctgtccAACTCTgacaagacactaaaagttggtcatgattggatcattcatcaggtcaatgaaccaaaacaatcgTCCAGATTgaaacaaatatggtttactgaacacaaaatcaagcttcggccATTGCCATTTCAGTCCACTGATCTAAACTTCATAGAGAaatagtggggtgagtcaaagaggagaatgcacaagtgtggacctaggaatctggacgatctggggagatttgGTAAAGACGACCGGTCTTACATatcttgctttgtattctccaactttatggggtgtcataggtgaatattacaagctgttttattggcaatgGGAGGCTTAAGAAAGTATtataagcaggggtgccaatcaTTGTGAGCAATGTGTTTTGATTAAAAgaaatagtgcagattaattgattccgtatgacctttgaccccaaggCGTTCTAGttagtaaccattagactgtaaaatgaaggagagagaagaaaatgtgctgcctagatcattgattagaacatttacttttaaaaaacagcctgatggtgttgataaaaataaagtgttgattaaaataaagtcctctgcaatgtctgcagcaaggaatttgcatatcaccggagttcgtcaactctgaagtcgcacatcaatgcaaagaaatagtgttgacattgaggggagtgttcatttattttcattgtgtcccctaggttctatctgtggcctgaaatgccttgtatgtgaaaaaaacttcttcccgaagcacttttgaatttatttcatcagcatattag
This DNA window, taken from Alosa sapidissima isolate fAloSap1 chromosome 11, fAloSap1.pri, whole genome shotgun sequence, encodes the following:
- the wdr55 gene encoding WD repeat-containing protein 55 translates to MATAQDVDEEVHKVKSEDEEDNDPDSDDEGSEKEDAEEKEPKEPKVRDTPEDIHFDAIVNTLAFHPKEDIIAAGDIDGDIYLYSYSCTEGETKELWSSGHHLKSCRKVAFSEDGRSLFSVAKDKSVHIMDVEAGKLIKRITKAHSVPINALLLVDENVLATGDDGGTLKVWDMRKGTAIMDLKHHEDFISEIAIDSAKKILLTSSGDGTMGVFNIKRRRFDLVSEYQSGDLTSVSIVKRGRKVICGSSDGTIFIFNWDGFGATSDRFFVQAESLDCIVPITDSLVCAASMDGVIRAINILPNRVVGSVGQHKGEPIEEIARSHDTRFLASSAHDQLVKFWDISKLPELSVSDYRKRKKKHGKLTSLSKKAVGNGDNFFSGLMDEPDTQNKKDNTKKEDDDDDDDEDTDSDSGSD
- the LOC121724626 gene encoding 60S ribosomal protein L27a produces the protein IHPTKAWRCCIWLKIDRQSRTLTRELRLLSLSPISSKMPTKKTKTRKLRGHVSHGHGRIGKHRKHPGGRGNAGGMHHHRINFDKYHPGYFGKVGMRHYHVKRNTTHCPTVNLDKLWTLVSEQTRVNYSKKPDGPAPIIDVVQAGYFKVLGKGKLPKQPVIVKAKFFSRRAEEKIKEVGGACVLTA